The Deltaproteobacteria bacterium genome segment CCGGTGATTACTATTCTTGGGCTGTCGGTGCCCGGGTTGATCGGCGGCAGCGTCATCTTTGAGTCTATCTTTGCCATTCCCGGTATGGGACAATTGTTTTATCAGGCTGTAATGTCTAGGGATTATCCCCTGGTCATGGGGGAACTGGTCATCGGCGCCCTGCTCACCTTGGTGGGGAATCTGCTGGCCGATGTCTCTTATGCGCTGGCTGACCCTCGCTTAAGAACGGGCTGAAACATGGCCGTCAGCTCTTTACGGCGAGAATTTTGGGCCCGGTTTTACCACAATCGCCTGGCCCTGAGCGGCCTGGTCATTGTCGTGGGATTGTTTCTGGTCTCTTTTCTGGCTCCGTGGCTGGCCCCCTACGACCCTAATTACATTGATCTGGATGCCATGCTTATGCCGCCCAGCTCCGCCCATCTGTTCGGCACCGACCCTTTGGGCCGGGATGTCTTTTCCCGGATCCTGTTTGGGGCTCAGATTTCCCTCAAAGTGGGATTTGTCTCGGTAGGGCTGGCCACCCTGATCGGCATGTTGATCGGCGCCCTGGCCGGATATTATGGCGGCTGGATAGACAGTCTGCTCATGCGCTTTGTTGATCTGATGCTCTGTTTTCCCACTTTTTTCCTGATCCTGGCGGTCATCGCCATCCTCGAACCCAGTATTTGGAACATCATGGCGATTATCGGCCTGACCAGTTGGATGGGGGTCTCCCGGCTGGTCCGAGCAGAGTTTATGTCTCTCAAAAACCGGGAATTTGTCCAGGCAGCCCAGGCCCTGGGCGCTGGGGATGCCCGGATTATCGTGCGACACCTGCTCCCTAATTCACTGGCCCCGGTAATGGTCTCCGCCACTTTAGGGGTAGCCGGGGCCATCCTTACTGAAAGCGCCCTGAGCTTTCTGGGACTGGGGGTGCAACCTCCAACCCCTAGTTGGGGCAATATCCTGACCGCCGGCAAGGATAACATTGAGATTGCCTGGTGGCTGTCGCTATTCCCCGGATTGGCCATCCTGATCACTGTGATGGGTTACAACCTCTTGGGAGAAGGTATCCGGGAGGCCATTGATCCACGCCTGAAAGAGTAAAATTTAACTATTAGAGAGTATTAAATTATTGACAACCCAGGCTTCCTGTCTTATTATTTGTCGAGGGCGGCGAAACCAGCTATTTTCGTCAAAACAGGGAAGGAGAGCGTATATGAAGAGAATGCCGATTAAAATCACCGTTTTTATGATTGCTATTGCATTTTGCACCGGGGTCGCCTTGGCCCAATATGCGGTGTGTCCACCGGCCAAGATCGGAGGCCCGGTCGAAAAGTCTTTATCGGCGGCCTTCTGTAACTATCAATCTTATATGGTAGACAAAAAAAAGGAACACCTGGACAAGGCCAAGAAGCTTTTAGAGGGGGTTTTGAAGAAGGAAGCGGACAATCCCATTGCCTT includes the following:
- a CDS encoding ABC transporter permease; the protein is MAVSSLRREFWARFYHNRLALSGLVIVVGLFLVSFLAPWLAPYDPNYIDLDAMLMPPSSAHLFGTDPLGRDVFSRILFGAQISLKVGFVSVGLATLIGMLIGALAGYYGGWIDSLLMRFVDLMLCFPTFFLILAVIAILEPSIWNIMAIIGLTSWMGVSRLVRAEFMSLKNREFVQAAQALGAGDARIIVRHLLPNSLAPVMVSATLGVAGAILTESALSFLGLGVQPPTPSWGNILTAGKDNIEIAWWLSLFPGLAILITVMGYNLLGEGIREAIDPRLKE